Within the Erpetoichthys calabaricus chromosome 1, fErpCal1.3, whole genome shotgun sequence genome, the region tgacacacacacacacagttggcaCACCTTTACTTGTTCAGCTTTTCTTTCACGGAGTTGGCGCTAAAGGGACATGccagtgtaaaaaaaatcaacaaaccagttttattttgttcttcttgtttttattgttcatttcatttaaatataaatttaattcatGCTCCCCCAGGTTAGGATGCCAAAATACTCTTCTGATAAATTAGATACAAAATGCCAAAGCAGGTAGATGTAcctcaataaatacaataaatattactcATAATAAACAacatgtgaaaatatatatatatatgtaatagaaTATCCCTGACTTCACAAGTAATTGGTGCGCCGGCacaacccccccaaccccccccctcccccccaagtCCTCCGTCAATTCGGGGAGCGCCGGCGCCCGTCGGAGGTCCCGTGGATCATCAGAATGCTACATGGTGCCGATGCCAGGCGGGTGTCTAAAGTGCAGTCGGAATACTGAAGCCCCCAAAGGGGGGGCGTCCGCTGGCTCCTCAGTGCTTTGGGCTCAACAGTAAGGCGGAATGAGAGGTCTCGCTCGGTCCCTTTTGGCTTTGGTTAAAGTGAACGTTTTGGGTGGTCCGGGGCCGAAGCCCCCTCCGCAACCCCACAGCTTTCATGTCTGGTCAGTGTTCGAGTAAACATTGGACGGGTGGGCGTGAAGTCACAATTTCCACGAGAGTTCGTCACTTTGTGTTAAGGCTTTCTTTGGTTGGTTGGCTGGTTGTTTGTCCCACTGGAAAAGGAAGACAAGTTTTGTAGAAAGAGTcctttaaacaaatatttcaaattaataaaagaaaaaaaaaacaagaagcatTGAGCGCTCCGGGCACCCGAGTCGGTGTCGCCTCTCAGTCTGACAGGGACATGCGGGTGAAGACGGTGAGCCGCCGCAGACTCCCCGAGCTCTCGAACGAGGGCGACTCCGAGCCGCTGAGGCTGCCCGAGCTGCTGTATCCATCGGGGTCGGACAGGGAGTCCTCCGAGGAGAAGCGCTGCATCCCCAGGCGGCCCACGAACGAGCCCGCCTGCTCCAGGGACGAAGGGGGGCTTTTGCTCCCGGTGGTCTTGCTGCGCCCACAACTGCAGCACATATGCTGTTGGGTCTCCGGCGCTTTGTACGTCGGCTCCGCCTTGGCAGTGAACTGGAAGCCCGACGCCGGACTCTGGAGACCCGCCTCGCTGAAGACGGGCGACAGCAGCTCCGCGGGCGGCGGGGACACGGACGGCGCCCTGCAGAAGGCAAACAGGTCGTGCGGGGTTGGCGGGGATGAACTTCTGGGTCCCGGGAAGCCCGCGAAACTGACGCTCTGCCGGAGAGTGCGGGCGTGCGGGCTGGAAGAGTCCGGGTGGGACATCTGCAGGCTCTCGAGGCTCTTGTCGTGGATGAAGTGGCACCGCGAGCCGTAGGGACAGTAGCCCAAGCTGTAGAAGGTGCGACAAGCTTGCGTCTTGTACTTGGGGTGGCGGCTGAGCATGCGCAGCTCGTCGGTGCCGTGCGCGAACTGGCACTTGTTGCCGTACTTGCAGTTGCCGTTCTCCTGGAAGCTGCGGCACAGCTCCGTCTTGTAGCGGTTCGAGTTCTGCGGGGCCGGGGCGGTGAGGGGAGCGAAGCCCGGGGGCGGGGGCACAGACAGTCCCTTAAGACCCCCGAATCCGGACAGGCTGGCGTCTGTCAGGCTCAGGGACCTGTCGGGCTTGTTTTGTCGGAAGCTCTTGCTGGGCTGTTGGCTCCATGGGCTGTGGTCCAGCGGCCAGAGGGTCGTGTAGTCCAGGCAGTCGCTTTGGTCGCCGGACGTGGGGTGAGAGGACAGGGACAGGGTGCGCTTCGTCGAGCGAGACTCGAGGGTGTCGCTGCACGTCAAGTTGAGGAAGTTCtgggaagcagaaaaagaaaaaaaacagaaggtcaCTTTTAGTTCGCATGGTGACAAACACAAAGGACGAGTCTAACAGCTAGCTGTCCACATCTCGCTCGGCCGCGGTCACTCTGGAGTCAGCGACACTAGCCAGTGACAAACATTTTGTGTACAAGGCGCTATAAACACAAAAGTTTAGACCCGATGATGGCGCTTCGCCCCCTCCCTAGCCTGGCCAGAAAAGAGTCGCCGCTTACCATCACTAAGTCGCCGTCCATCGCGTCTGCTTTCCCCAGCGCTCCAAAGCTGTAAGTCCAATGGCGagaaaaagaaggaggaagaggaggaggcgGCGAGCAGGTCTGCTTGTTCCCAGCACAAGCGTCACTCAATGTCGGCTAACGCCGTCCGCCGTCGCTTAAGTAGGGAGTCCTGCACCGCTGTGGGCGTGGCCAGACACGTCATCTGTCGCCCAGCGCCGGCCCTGCTTACGGCCGCTCACTTCGTCAGttggtgatttttatttttatttatttatttatttatttatttatttggcctgTGCTCTTAAACATACTGGCTCTAAAACTGGCACTCTACTGGTTTGTGTGGTTccactttttcatttcattctagGAAAAGTTCTGCGCGTTttaaaaaggttcctaatatgtggccGCAACTGAGATCTCATGGACacaacaaattaagaaaacctcGAGCTTCGCCCTTTAAAAACCAGGAAGCCATTGACTCTGATACTTATCTCAGTAATGAAGGCTTTTACCGAAACTTTCGTGTGGACGGTTCTTTACATTTAAGAGAGTATGTGAAAAGTTTGAGCAA harbors:
- the zgc:162730 gene encoding mRNA decay activator protein ZFP36; translated protein: MDGDLVMNFLNLTCSDTLESRSTKRTLSLSSHPTSGDQSDCLDYTTLWPLDHSPWSQQPSKSFRQNKPDRSLSLTDASLSGFGGLKGLSVPPPPGFAPLTAPAPQNSNRYKTELCRSFQENGNCKYGNKCQFAHGTDELRMLSRHPKYKTQACRTFYSLGYCPYGSRCHFIHDKSLESLQMSHPDSSSPHARTLRQSVSFAGFPGPRSSSPPTPHDLFAFCRAPSVSPPPAELLSPVFSEAGLQSPASGFQFTAKAEPTYKAPETQQHMCCSCGRSKTTGSKSPPSSLEQAGSFVGRLGMQRFSSEDSLSDPDGYSSSGSLSGSESPSFESSGSLRRLTVFTRMSLSD